From the genome of Balaenoptera ricei isolate mBalRic1 chromosome 13, mBalRic1.hap2, whole genome shotgun sequence:
ctctcaggaaaacaaaacaaaacaaaaaactcccactAGGTCACTTGATGGTGAAGCCAAATAAGTAACTCCAGGGTAAGGGAATAAATGATTTAGCATAGTCTGACTTCAGAATCAAACTGGACAATGAAGGCACTTAAGAAGTCAGTGCAGTAGTGCAGTAGTAGTTTTCAACATTCCTTAGTCTGATGAGGACCATCTGTGGACAAGTGGCCCCCAGACTGCCTACTCTGTAATCCAAGCACCATGGTAAAGAGAGCCTGACTGACTAAAGAAGCATGATTCTGCTTTTCATGAAATattaatttagtttttctttctttaaattagtCAATTATCTCCTGGCAGATTTTAATCAAGGTTAAGACTTGATTTGAAGGTTACCCCTGACCATCATTCTCAACCATATCCCCACTATTCTCATGCACTTTCCTTAACCCAAACACTGGTTCCTCTCCTTTCCAATCAGCTGCTACAAAATTTGGtggtggaaaggaagaaacagaaggcaAAAGGGCAAGTAGGGTAAAGGGTAACAGGGAAAAGCAGGAGTAAATATTTGGAACCCTTTCTGCCAGCTCAGAACTGGGGAAGGAAATTAAAGTCACCAAGGGAAGATTCTCagcctcactcctcctcctcctcctgaacTCTAGGTTCTGGGGAGACACAGAATTGGATCCTCTTCAACTTCCTCTTCTCTAACAGGTCTTTTTCATCAGATGTCAGAAGAAGACTTAGATGATTTGGCTCAGAATTTAAAGGACTTATACCATACCCCATCTTTTCTGAACTACTATCCGCTGGGTGAAGATattgacattatttttaatttgaaaagcaCCTTCACAGAACCGGTTCTATGGAGGAAGGACCAACACCATCACCGTCTGGAGCAGCTGACCCTGAGTGGCCTGCTGGACACTCTTCAGAGCCCCTGCATCATCGAAGGGGAATCGGGCAAAGGGAAGTCCACTCTGCTGCAGCGAATTGCCATGCTCTGGGCCTCTGGAGAGTGCCAGGCTCTGACCAAGTTCAAATTAGTTTTATTTCTCCGTCTGAGCAGGGCCCAGGGTGGACTCTTCGAAACCCTGTGTGACCAACTCTTGGATATACCTGACACAATCAGGAAGCAGACTTTCATGGCCATACTACTGAAGCTACGGCAGAGGGTTCTTTTTCTCCTAGATGGCTACAATGAATTCAAGGCCCAGAACTGCCCAGAAATCGAAGCCCTAATAAAGGAAAACCACCGCTTCAAGAATATGGTCATCGTCACCACCACCACGGAGTGCCTGAGGTACATCAGGCAGTTTGGTGCGCTGATTGCCGAGGTGGGGGACATGACCGAGGACAGTGCCCAGGCTCTCATCCGGGAAGTGCTGATAAAGGAGCTTGCTGAAGGCTTGTTGCTCCAAATTCAGAAATCCAGGTGCTTGAGGAATCTGATGAAGACCCCTCTCTTTGTGGTCATCACTTGTGCAATCCAGATGGGGAAAAGTGAGTTCCACTCTAACACACAAACCACACTGTTCTGTGCCTTCTACGATCtgctaataaataaaaacaagcacaAACGTAAAGGGGTGGCTCCAAGTGAGGTCACTCGGAGCCTGGACCACTGTGGGGACCTAGCTCTGGAGGGCGTGTTCTCCCACAGGTTTGATTTTGAACCGGACGACTTGTCCAGTGTGAACGAGGATGTCCTGCTGACAACGGGACTCCTCTGTAAATACACAGCTCAACGGTTCAAGCCGAAGTATAAATTCTTTCATAAATCATTCCAGGAGTACACAGCAGGACGCAGACTCAGCAGTTTATTGACGTCTGAAGAGCCAGCAGAGGTGACCAAGGGGAACGGTCACTTGAAGAAAATGGTTTCCATTTCAGACATTACATCCAAGTACAGCAACCTGCTCCTGTATACGTGTGGGTCATCTGCCGAAGCCACCCGGACTGTTCTGAAACACCTGGCATCAGTGTATCAACATGGCAGCCTCGGTGGGCTTTTCGTCACCAAGAGGCCTCTCTGGAGGCAGGAATCTATGCAAAATGTGAAAAGCACCACTGTGCAAGAAATTCTGAAAGCCATAAACATCAACTCCTTTACAGAGTGTGGCATCAATTTATTCTGTGAGAGTATATCCACATCAAACCTGAGAGAAGAATTTGAAGCTTTCTTTCATGGTAAAAGCCTACATATCAACTCAGAGAACATCCCTGATTACTTATTTGACTTCTTTGAAAACTTGCCTAATTGTGCAAGTGCTCTGGACTTTGTTAAACTAGACCTGTACGGGGGAGCTGTGGCTTCGCAGGATGAGACCGCAGAAGACGCAAGCAGGATCCACATGCAGGAGTCATCAGGAACCTACATTCCCAGCAGGGCTGTGTCTTTGTTCTTCAACTGGAAGCAGGAATTCAAGACATTGGAGGTCACACTCCGGGATTTCTGCAAGTTGAATAAGCAAGATATCAAATACCTGGGGAAAATATTCAGCTCTGCTACAAGCCTCAGGTTGTACATTAAGAGATGTGCCGGCGTGGCTGGAAGCCTCAGTTCGGTCCTCAGCACCTGTAAGAACATTCATTCCATCATAGTGGAAGCCAGTCCCCTCGCCTTAGAAGACGAGCGGCATATCACATCTGTGGCAAACCTGCACACCTTAAGTATTCACGACCTAGGGACTCAACGGCTACCAGGTATTGTAAACATCAGCAGTTTAAGCTATAATCAAACCTGGCTAGTTACTGTGGAAATATTAGATATTATTTGTTTTGCTTGAAATTTTCTAATAGTTTCTACTAGTGTCAGGAAGTGGAAGGGCTTGGGAGAGACTTCCATGTGGGGGGAAGGCTGTCAGATTGGGAGACCCTAGGAAGGATTCCCAGAGCTGAAGCTCTGTAGTCTGACTGAATAACTATGTAGTATATATATGGTaaagtgtgtgtttgtatgtttgtctGTGTATACAGTAGGTTAAGCTTGTCTTCTGTGAACCCTCCCTCTTGTCAGCATCTCTGTCTTAACCCAACGTTCACTGCTTTCCTGCCAAGTAGCACCCTTCCTTCTTTGAAGTCTGGGAGGAAATCCAACCATAAACTAATCACCTGCAGAAGCTGGTGGCTGACTGCGTCACTAGATTCTCATCTAGGAAATTGCAGCacatccagccccagccccactccaAGTATCATTCACTTTGAAGGAAGATTTTGGGAACAGTTTTTGTCGAACATGAAGAAATTCCAGACTTCAGACACATACATGTAGGGTCAATCTTTCTGGGTAAAGGGGAGTTTTCCCCAGAGTCACAATAACACTAAAGGTGAGTGTCTCCCTTACCTGTGTAGTCCAGCCACACCTGTGTAGATCCGTCCTGTTGCCCAGAGCAGGGGCTGCTGAGTTCTGTGAAGCTATGGGCCAGCAGGAGCCTTGCTCTACATGACTGTAATCTGAGATTCATTTTCATCCACAAGTAGTTTCCCATTCGGCTCTGCCTCACTTGTCACCCTGTAGAGgacattttctatcattttaagaATCTAGAATCTTTTGTACAGATAAGCTTTGCAACCTCCTACTCAATGCAGGAAGGCCTTCTATAAGATTCTGGATAGTCACTCAGACTTTATTAGACTACCTTCTGTGTTAGGAGGCTTACCATCTTCTCTTGATGGCCATTCGTTTGTGCTGATATTGCAAACCGGTCACTTACGTGCTGAATTTGACCtacatataattaaaattgttctttttaatgtttgccaatattttgttcttaatattttaaatttattttttgagtaaTATATTTACATGGTCCAAATTATAAAACAATCTATGATGAAAAGTCTCCTTCCATTCTCTCTCCCCTAGCTATGACTCTTCTCCCTAAAGGAGTTGCCAccattttgaaattgggaaatatGTGAAAATACAGGTTTCTCATTCCTCTTGAAAATTATAGATTTGACAACTGCACTTGGTAACAACTGGCTAGAGCTTCATGATCTGCTCCTACACTCTTCGGAAAGACACATAATCTCCAGTTGGGCACAAAGCCCACTTGTTCTACTTCTTGTAATAACATCATCTCCCTGGCCCTCTTTGACATTTGAGTTTGCAATCAgcacttattttttcttatagctAGAATCTAGTCCCTACTGAAAGACATgctggttatttccagtttgggcaaTTATAGATAGAACTACTAAAAACATTCTTATGAAAGTTTTTTATGTGAAAATAAGTTTTCAGTTCACTTGGGTAAATATGTAGGATTAGCGTTGCTGAGCCATATGACAAGTGCTTGTTTAACTTTTTTGGAGACTTCCAAGCTATTTTCCACtttgtacattttacattttcagtaGCAATACATGAGAATTTTAGTTGCTCTGCATTCTCACTAGCATTtagtattatttctatttttctctttttgtcattttacaataagaaaaaaaaaaaacagacaataccaagtgctgatgaggatgtggagcaactggaactctgtGTATAGTGTTATATCATCAGAGTTGGCTAATAAAAGTTGAAGATTCTTCACGTGCTTGTTTGCAACttagtgaaatgtctcttcaagtttttacccattttttaaaaagtacttatttatatttttattttggctgcaccgggtcttagttgcatcacgtgggatcttcactgtggcatgtgggatcgttagttgtggcatgtgggctcttagttgcagcatgcagacttcttagttgtggcttgaggactcttagttgtggcatgcatgcaggatatagttccctgaccagggatcgaacctgggctccctgcattgggagcacagagtcttacccactggaccaccagggaagtccctacccatttttaattgggtcaatttgttttcttaatgttgagctttaagtgtttttttttaatatattcacgatacaagtcctttgtgagataagtgatttgaaaatattttctcccaatctgtagctagtcttttcattctttaacagtgtctttcacagaacaaaagttttacattttgttgccatccattttttttctttatgaatcatgcttttggtgtcatgtctaagaactctttgcatAAAGGTCATGAtgattttttcctatattttcttttaaagttttatgttttacgtttagatctatgatccatttcgaGTTAACATTTGTGTAAGGTGTGAAGTTTAGATCAaggttcatttttcttccctatggatatccagttgttctgtTTATTGAAATTACTATTCTTTCATGTTTGAATAGCCTTTGTATCTTTGCCCAAATTTTTTGGCTATAGTTGTATGGGTGTATTTCTGGATACTATTTTCCATTGATCTTTCATTTGCCAATACCCTTGTCTATCCCTTGCCAATACTACATTGTCTTAGTAACTTTTACTTTATAGTAAGTCATAAAATTGGGTAGTGTTATTTctccaactttcttcttctttttcaaaataattttaaaatattctagttcctttgtccttccatataaattttagaatcacatttttttttttttttttggctgcatcgcactgcctgtgggatcttagttccccaaccagggattgaacctgagcccttAGCAGTGAAatcacggagtcctaaccattggactgccaggaaattcccaagaATCACATTGTTTATATCATCAAACACTCTTCTTGGGATCTTGGTtggaattacattaaatctatagaacaatttagggagaattgacattGTTATTATGTTGACTCTATGACCATGGTTTCTCTTTCTATTTGTTTAgattttccttgatttcttttttcaccaTTTTGTACTTTTCATCATGTTGATTGTGTATATGTTTTTTAGATTTAtacctttttcattcttttggagctattgtaaatggtaactttaaaaaatttggttACCAATTATTTATTGCTACtacagaaatacagttgatttttgtgtgttgatcttgtactCTATACCTTTGATAAACTTATTTCATGTCCCTTCCAAAaggattattttcatttcttcctttccaattttgtattccttttatttattcattttttaaaaataaatttatttagttatctttggctgcattgggtcttcgttgctgcgcgcgggctttctctagttgcagcgagcaggggctactgttggttgcggtgtgcgggcttctcattgtgatggcttctcttgttgtggagcacaggctctaggtgtgcaggtgggctctagagcacg
Proteins encoded in this window:
- the NLRC4 gene encoding NLR family CARD domain-containing protein 4; the protein is MNFIKENSQILIQRMGVTVIKQILDELFVWNVLNYEEVNIICCEKVEQDAARGIIHMILKKGSEACNLFLKSLEKWNYPLFQDLHGLSLFHQMSEEDLDDLAQNLKDLYHTPSFLNYYPLGEDIDIIFNLKSTFTEPVLWRKDQHHHRLEQLTLSGLLDTLQSPCIIEGESGKGKSTLLQRIAMLWASGECQALTKFKLVLFLRLSRAQGGLFETLCDQLLDIPDTIRKQTFMAILLKLRQRVLFLLDGYNEFKAQNCPEIEALIKENHRFKNMVIVTTTTECLRYIRQFGALIAEVGDMTEDSAQALIREVLIKELAEGLLLQIQKSRCLRNLMKTPLFVVITCAIQMGKSEFHSNTQTTLFCAFYDLLINKNKHKRKGVAPSEVTRSLDHCGDLALEGVFSHRFDFEPDDLSSVNEDVLLTTGLLCKYTAQRFKPKYKFFHKSFQEYTAGRRLSSLLTSEEPAEVTKGNGHLKKMVSISDITSKYSNLLLYTCGSSAEATRTVLKHLASVYQHGSLGGLFVTKRPLWRQESMQNVKSTTVQEILKAININSFTECGINLFCESISTSNLREEFEAFFHGKSLHINSENIPDYLFDFFENLPNCASALDFVKLDLYGGAVASQDETAEDASRIHMQESSGTYIPSRAVSLFFNWKQEFKTLEVTLRDFCKLNKQDIKYLGKIFSSATSLRLYIKRCAGVAGSLSSVLSTCKNIHSIIVEASPLALEDERHITSVANLHTLSIHDLGTQRLPGGLTDSLGNLKNLMKLILDNIKMNEEDAIKLAEGLTNLKKMCLLRLTHLSDIGEGMDYIVKSLSAEPCDLKEIQLVSCCLSGNAVKTLAQNLHNLAKLSILDLSENHLEKDGNAALLELIDRLHILEQLNVLMLPWCSDVRVSLARLLEQLKGAPQLIKLGLRNWRLTDAEIRILGAFFEKNLLKNFQQLDLAGNCVSSDGWLAFMSVFENLKQLVFFDFSTKRLLPDASLVRKLSHVLSKLTFLQEARLVGWQFDDDDVSVIKGAFKLVTA